In Cytophagia bacterium CHB2, the DNA window CAACCTGGTAACCGAAATGCCGGTAGAGGGAGACATTCCGGAAATCTTCCGTGGTCAACGTCACGCCAAGCGAAACCGGATCGCGGTGCGATATTGCATGCACCGCATCCAGAAGTTGCCGCGCTAGACCTTTGCCATGATGTGAATGGCGCACGCCAATCATGTTGAGATGATAATGCGGTTGGCTAATCTCAAACTTTCGCGTTGCTTCACCAAAAGTCTCGTAACGCAGGCGCGCTGACTGGCCAAGTTCGCGCCACACCGCTTCGCGAAGTCGTGCAAGCTCGGCGGGCGGTTGTCGCTTGCCGGGCAGCGTTAGAATTGCCGTAGCAACCAGATCGCTGCCGTTCGACACGCCCAGAATCGGTTCACCTCGCCAAACGCGGGCCATCACGAAAAAGTTGATCAGCATGTGCAGGCGACGATCGTAATCACCGCCAACGGAGCCGATGACGTTGCGCATGACCGGATAATCGTAAAAGGCCTCGCAAAGAACATCCACGGCATGACTCACTTGCGCCTCGGACAATCTGCTCACCGGCGAAGCGCCACGACTTTCAGTTTGATCAGGGTTGCGGATCATAATAAAATTTCAAATGGTTCGTTTTTCTAATACCCAGATCATCACCGGACTTTGCACCGGATCGAACGGGGCACGGTCGTAGCTGCCGTAGAGTTGC includes these proteins:
- a CDS encoding GNAT family N-acetyltransferase, whose amino-acid sequence is MIRNPDQTESRGASPVSRLSEAQVSHAVDVLCEAFYDYPVMRNVIGSVGGDYDRRLHMLINFFVMARVWRGEPILGVSNGSDLVATAILTLPGKRQPPAELARLREAVWRELGQSARLRYETFGEATRKFEISQPHYHLNMIGVRHSHHGKGLARQLLDAVHAISHRDPVSLGVTLTTEDFRNVSLYRHFGYQVVGHARVDAQLETWNLFRANNSSADNG